TGATGCAATTCTTATTCTGATAGCCAATCTTCGAAGACATGAAAGGCTATTGTGAATTGAGACACCCCATCCTCCCTCTTGTTCCCGGAAAAATGCTTTTTGATAAGATTCTTAGGAACAAAAAGTTCCTGTGGCCTTCTTACCATCACAAACCAATGATTAAGTATTAAGAAATTCTGCAAGTTTAGCAGACACGATAACGATGAATTCAGGTGAGTATCCTCAACTGGTTGGAAACCTGCCCGATATCGATGTTGGGTCGATTCTTACGTTTTACATTCGGAAGACGCAGTCACCTTCAACTCAGCCATTTACCGTCTGAATCATTCTGATAAACTACATTTTGACATGCACAAAAGAAACCTGCGATTCCACGGTTTGGTCTGTTTGATTGTTCTGATCATGGCGGGCATTCCTGCCATGGCGACAACGGTCACCTTGAGTCCGATCGCTGACACTTCCCTGTTTCAAAACAACCCGGATAATAACCTGGGAGGACATACCAATTTTGCGGCTGGAACCATGGCCAATGGATCGCGAAGTCGAGCGATCGTTGAATTCGATCCGGGTTCATTGATTCCGGCTGGTTCCATCATTACTTCCGTGACGCTTACACTTAATGTTACGGCAGCAGGCAATTCGAATCCGACCAGTTTCGAACTGCATCCCATGCTCGTGAACTGGGGTGAGGGAAATAAAACCGGGCAAACAGGCGCGCCGGCTTCACCAGGCGAGGCCACCTGGAACGCACCTTTTGCAAGCACAACTTTGTGGGGAACACCCGGAGGCCAAAGCGGGAATGATTATGCCGCAGGCGCAAGCGCATCCACCTCGATTGGAACCTCCGGGGCTTTTACTTTTGCATCCACGTCGTCACTGGTATCGGATGTTCAGACCTGGCTGGATAATCCCGGCACCGATTTTGGTTGGATGTTGCTGACTGGGAACGAGTCCACCCTGAACTCAGCCCATCGATTTGCGTCGCGTGAGGATGGCTTGGGGCGCGGACCTCTGCTTACCATCGCATTTTCACCCGTCCCCGAACCTTCCACCATGGCTCTGGTCACGCTTGGCACTCTGGGTTTCTTTTCGTTCCGCAGATTTAAATCCTGTTGAGCCTACCGCCTTTAGTCAGGGCTGTAGGATAGTAAAAAGATAGCATTCTGCCATTGCGTTCAGGCTGCTTTTCTTCAATATTTGCCCCCTATGTCGAGTGGTCGTAAACAGTATCCTTTTGATTTGATCGAGTCGAAGTGGCAGTCCATTTGGGACCGCCAGCAAACCTTCCGTGCCTGGAACCCGGGCGAGACGGTTCCGCAAGAACATCCTTTTGCGAAGCGTCACCAGCAGGTGCTGCCGCCGAAGTATTACATCCTCGACATGTTCCCCTACCCTTCCGGCGCCGGACTCCATGTCGGCCATCCCGAAGGCTATACTGCCACTGACATACTCGCACGTTATCGTCGTGCAGTTGGTTACAATGTCCTTCATCCAATGGGCTGGGATGCTTTCGGTTTGCCTGCGGAACAATACGCCATCAAAACCGGCCAACATCCTCGCAAAACCACCGAGGCTAACATTTCCACATTCAAGCGGCAGATTAAATCGCTTGGTTTTAGTTATGATTGGTCACGGGAGGTGGATACGACCGATCCAAAGTATTTCAAATGGTCGCAGTGGATTTTCCTGAAGCTCTATAATTCCTGGTTCAATCTCAAAACCAACAAGGCCGAGCCTATTGAAACGCTAAGCTATCCGGTTGGGTTAAAGACTGAGGAGGAGAAGCGAACGTATCGCGATAACAAGCGCCTGGCTTATGTGGCCGAAGCTCCAGTTAACTGGTGTCCCGAACTTGGGACCGTTTTGGCCAATGAAGAAGTCATTGATGGCAAAAGCGAAGTGGGTGGTTTTCCCGTCGTTCGCAAGCCGATGCGCCAATGGATGCTCCGCATCACGGCGTATGCGGAAAAGCTCTTGAACGATTTGGAAGGGATTGATTGGAGTCACTCGCTCAAGGAAATGCAACGCAATTGGATTGGGCGGAGTGAAGGAGCCGAGGTCCACTTTCAAATCGCTGGTTCGAACGAGCAGATCACCGTTTTCACCACGCGGCCTGATACATTGTTTGGAGCGACTTACATGGTGTTGTCACCAGAGCATAAATTGTTAAGTCAAATCACCACGTCCGAGCAGCGCGATGCGTTGAAGACGTATCAAGAGTTTGCCGCAGGCAAGAGCGATTTGGAGCGCACTGAATTGGCAAAGGAAAAGACGGGTGTGTTCACGGGAGCATATGCTCTTAACCCGGTTAACAACGCGCGCATACCGATCTGGATTGCTGACTACGTACTCGCGAGTTATGGCACCGGCGCCATCATGGCAGTGCCAGCGCACGATACCCGCGACTTCGAATTTGCACAAAAGTTCAAACTGCCAGTTGTCCAGGTAGTGCAACCGCCTGAAGGAAAGGATTGGCAAGGGTTCACCGATGACGGCATTGCCATCAACTCCAACAGCCCGGAAATATCTTTAAACGGATTGCCGACATCGGAAGCGAAGAAGAAGATCACGGCCTGGCTGGAGGAAAAGGGACTCGGCCACAAAACCATTAATTTCAAACTGCGCGACTGGTTGTTCAGCCGTCAACGGTATTGGGGCGAACCATTCCCGATTATCTGGAAGAAGGATGCCCAGGGCAATTTACACCATGAAGCATTGCCGGAATCAGCCTTGCCCGTGGTGCCACCCGATCTGACCGACTTCAAACCCACGACAAGCGGCGAACCGCCTTTGGCACGCGCCAAGGATTGGGTGAATTTGCCGGATGGCTCAATTCGGGAAACAAACACGATGCCGCAGTGGGCGGGCAGTTGCTGGTATTACCTGCGCTATATCGATGCGCGGAATGACAAAACATTCTGTGACTCCAACGCCGAACATTACTGGATGGGAACGGGAAAGAGTCCGATCGCCAATGTCCAAGGTGCAAAGCCGCCGACCCCAGGGGTTGATCTTTATGTTGGTGGGACGGAACATGCTGTTTTGCATCTTCTTTATGCGCGGTTTTGGCACAAGGTGCTTTTCGATCTGGGCCAGGTCTCCACACCCGAGCCATTCTTCAAGCTCGTTAATCAAGGGCTGATACTTGGTGAAGATGGACAGAAGATGTCCAAGAGCCGCGGCAATGTGGTTAATCCGGACGATGTGCTTGGTGAATACGGCGCAGATGCATTTCGACTCTATGAAATGTTCATGGGTCCGCTGGAAATGGTGAAGCCATGGAACACGAAGGGTGTCGAAGGCGTGTATCGTTTCCTGGGTCGTGTGTGGCGTTTATTTGTAGATGAGCAGAGCGAGACAGAGTTTGAGCAGAACCTGACAACTGAAGGCGGCAAAGGTGCCGAACTTCTAAACGCAATAAAACTTAGCGGAGCCATTAAAGATATTGCCGCGAGTCCCGCTCAGCTGAAGACGTTGCACGCTACCATCAAGAAAGTGACGGAGGATTTGGATCACCTCCGCTTCAACACAGCCATTTCGGCGCTCATGGTATTTGTGAACGAAGCGATTACGTGGGAGACCAAGCCGGTTTCCGTGTTGCGAGATTTTCTTACCTTACTCCAACCTTTTGCGCCACATTTGGCGGAGGAACTCTCTGGGAAGCTGGCGGCTTCAACCGGCGGAACCCAGGCAACTCTTGCGTACGTTCCATGGCCGAAGTATGACCCGGCTTTGCTGGTGGAAACGACATTGGAAATTCCGGTGCAGGTTAATGGCAAGCTGCGTGACAAGTTGGTCGTGCCGGCGGACACTACTCAGGAGCAACTGGAGTCATTGGCGTTGGCCAGCGAAAAGGTCAAACCTTATATCGAGGGCAAAACGGTCAAGAAAATCATTGTTGTCCCGAGGAAATTAGTGAACATTGCGGTCGGATGAGTTTTCGATTA
This genomic stretch from Pedosphaera parvula Ellin514 harbors:
- a CDS encoding PEP-CTERM sorting domain-containing protein, producing MHKRNLRFHGLVCLIVLIMAGIPAMATTVTLSPIADTSLFQNNPDNNLGGHTNFAAGTMANGSRSRAIVEFDPGSLIPAGSIITSVTLTLNVTAAGNSNPTSFELHPMLVNWGEGNKTGQTGAPASPGEATWNAPFASTTLWGTPGGQSGNDYAAGASASTSIGTSGAFTFASTSSLVSDVQTWLDNPGTDFGWMLLTGNESTLNSAHRFASREDGLGRGPLLTIAFSPVPEPSTMALVTLGTLGFFSFRRFKSC
- the leuS gene encoding leucine--tRNA ligase — encoded protein: MSSGRKQYPFDLIESKWQSIWDRQQTFRAWNPGETVPQEHPFAKRHQQVLPPKYYILDMFPYPSGAGLHVGHPEGYTATDILARYRRAVGYNVLHPMGWDAFGLPAEQYAIKTGQHPRKTTEANISTFKRQIKSLGFSYDWSREVDTTDPKYFKWSQWIFLKLYNSWFNLKTNKAEPIETLSYPVGLKTEEEKRTYRDNKRLAYVAEAPVNWCPELGTVLANEEVIDGKSEVGGFPVVRKPMRQWMLRITAYAEKLLNDLEGIDWSHSLKEMQRNWIGRSEGAEVHFQIAGSNEQITVFTTRPDTLFGATYMVLSPEHKLLSQITTSEQRDALKTYQEFAAGKSDLERTELAKEKTGVFTGAYALNPVNNARIPIWIADYVLASYGTGAIMAVPAHDTRDFEFAQKFKLPVVQVVQPPEGKDWQGFTDDGIAINSNSPEISLNGLPTSEAKKKITAWLEEKGLGHKTINFKLRDWLFSRQRYWGEPFPIIWKKDAQGNLHHEALPESALPVVPPDLTDFKPTTSGEPPLARAKDWVNLPDGSIRETNTMPQWAGSCWYYLRYIDARNDKTFCDSNAEHYWMGTGKSPIANVQGAKPPTPGVDLYVGGTEHAVLHLLYARFWHKVLFDLGQVSTPEPFFKLVNQGLILGEDGQKMSKSRGNVVNPDDVLGEYGADAFRLYEMFMGPLEMVKPWNTKGVEGVYRFLGRVWRLFVDEQSETEFEQNLTTEGGKGAELLNAIKLSGAIKDIAASPAQLKTLHATIKKVTEDLDHLRFNTAISALMVFVNEAITWETKPVSVLRDFLTLLQPFAPHLAEELSGKLAASTGGTQATLAYVPWPKYDPALLVETTLEIPVQVNGKLRDKLVVPADTTQEQLESLALASEKVKPYIEGKTVKKIIVVPRKLVNIAVG